The following DNA comes from Puniceicoccaceae bacterium.
GCAAAGCCGAGACTCATGCCAATTCCGTCCATGATGGAGGGAAGCAGGGGCTGCTTGGAGGAACAGGCTTCGCATCGGGAAATGATGAGACAGTTCACAATGATGAGGGGCACGTAGGGACCCAACTGCTTGCTCATCGAATACAAATAGGCAGCCAGAATTTTATCAGCAATGGTGACAAAGGTTGCGATGGTGAGCGTAAAGACCAGAATGCGCAGGTGCGGCTTGAGCAGATGCCGGATAAGGCTGGTCATAATGTTGGCGCAGATCAGCACAAACGCAGTTGCGGCTGCCATGGTCAGGGCGGGCTTGAGACTGTTTGTCACAGCAAGGGTTGGACAGAGTCCAAGCAGTCCGCGATAGACGGGGTTTTCCGGAAGAATGCCCTGAATGAGGCGTTCCATGGGAGTGGGTGTGCTAGTGGACATGGTAACTGGGTGTCAAAGGATCGGCGCGAAGGGTGAAATGGTGAACATCGATGAAAGTGGTGAATGAATCATCAAATCTGTGATGCAATGAAGGGTTTGGCCAGGCGGATGGCTTCGTTGACGGCGTCGGCCACCGTCACGCTGG
Coding sequences within:
- the rsxE gene encoding electron transport complex subunit RsxE is translated as MSTSTPTPMERLIQGILPENPVYRGLLGLCPTLAVTNSLKPALTMAAATAFVLICANIMTSLIRHLLKPHLRILVFTLTIATFVTIADKILAAYLYSMSKQLGPYVPLIIVNCLIISRCEACSSKQPLLPSIMDGIGMSLGFALALASIALVREVLGMGSIFGIQVLPSAWPGWGILVLPPGAFLTLGMLLGLVNWWTHRKKTHHPA